Proteins found in one Pieris napi chromosome 11, ilPieNapi1.2, whole genome shotgun sequence genomic segment:
- the LOC125053588 gene encoding acyl-CoA Delta-9 desaturase-like, translating to MPPQAEPTPSGVVFESDTQTSDLGLAKDVSVLKKAAPKKYEYVWFNIFWFLFLHIGSAYGIYLGVTSAKWQTNVFAFLVHLMCAIGIGAGSHRLWTHRCYKAKTPLRVLLMIWQTMGFQDCIFEWARDHRTHHKYADTDADPHNAERGLFFSHMGWLCCKKSPEVIEGGRRIDVTDLYEDPVVMFQKKHYMKMMPILCFLLPTVIPVYFWGETWLNAFFIPTILRYTCGINVVWSVNSFSHTFGYRPYDKSLNPRDNIGVWMICVEGFHNYHHTFPWDYRATELPLYNMLTPTIVFIEAMAKIGQAYDLKSVSPEIVQKRTYRTGDGTHSLWGWDDPEFTEKLKEKYGSIHNTQQKED from the exons ACCACAAGCGGAACCGACCCCTAGTGGGGTAGTATTCGAATCGGACACTCAAACATCAGATTTGGGTCTCGCTAAAGACGTATCGGTGCTTAAAAAGGCAGCACCGAAGAAATACGAATATGTCTGGTTCAATATATTCTGGTTCCTCTTTTTACATATCGGCTCCGCTTATGGAATTTATTTGGGTGTGACCTCAGCTAAATGGCAGACCAATGTATTTG CATTTCTAGTTCATCTCATGTGCGCCATTGGAATCGGCGCAGGGTCTCATAGGCTCTGGACACACCGCTGCTACAAGGCGAAGACTCCATTACGTGTCTTGCTTATGATTTGGCAAACTATGGGCTTtcag GACTGTATATTCGAGTGGGCCCGTGATCACCGCACTCATCACAAGTATGCAGACACCGACGCCGATCCCCACAATGCTGAAAGAGGACTGTTTTTCTCTCACATGGGCTGGCTGTGCTGCAAGAAGAGCCCTGAGGTCATCGAGGGAGGTCGACGGATTGACGTAACAGATTTATATGAAGATCCAGTAGTAATGTTTCAAAAGAA ACATTACATGAAAATGATGCCAATCCTTTGCTTCCTTCTACCGACGGTAATTCCAGTATATTTCTGGGGTGAAACTTGGCTCAATGCCTTCTTCATTCCCACTATACTTCGTTACACATGTGGAATTAATGTTGTGTGGAGTGTCAATAGTTTCTCTCACACCTTCGGATACCGACCGTACGACAA ATCATTGAATCCACGGGACAATATAGGAGTTTGGATGATCTGTGTAGAGGGTTTCCACAACTACCACCACACGTTTCCTTGGGACTACCGCGCCACTGAACTACCTCTTTACAACATGCTCACGCCCACTATCGTTTTTATTGAGGCTATGGCAAAA ATTGGTCAAGCTTACGATCTAAAGTCAGTGTCACCTGAGATAGTCCAAAAACGAACCTATCGCACCGGAGACGGTACTCATTCCTTATGGGGCTGGGACGATCCAGAGTTCACTGaaaaattgaaagaaaaatatggATCTATCCACAACACTCAACAGAAAGAagattaa
- the LOC125053614 gene encoding lysophospholipid acyltransferase 7-like isoform X1 encodes MTEFINNILQKMGVDTIIFYSSLVMCMTLGSYYKKISEVNLKRNFGSGLGFLVSCLICGTQIYHTVLLVWGNIVIIKCCDRRYLHQISLAYTWMYLFYLHYYLSHTYVIWIYQTLALRLVGLAFEIHLAHRAKGETRVSVTRVTIGDSDLITNDPSAVDIITYAYFFIGLHKGPYYRWKIFEDHFSSPFATLGDCRVITEQKLKKAFLCALGYMLLRMKYSPEFYYMDEFYTGDYGTDFRYLYNIPQLMTYFLFYQITMLLCTSVCTETGFGIYPAKCVPIPGFGPSARFSLLKVAGGTTEAAIQEEYNFSMLKCFDHEKLLIGPKMKDSVRSWDMPTRFWFWANVYKTSLRANKEVRSAWSFFAWTIWCSPTLPQTIISATLWVYIHLESEYGELYDTSGTMKLPWDIGFSIMRLFCLIYLTPCFIVSDTSVVLRYYNSIYWIFHVILFALMVAAIVIYKLRGE; translated from the exons ATGacagaatttataaataatattttacaaaaaatggGCGTCgatacaataattttctacTCTTCCCTCGTCATGTGCATGACGCTGGGCAGTTATTACAAAAAGATATCGGAGGTTAATCTTAAACGTAACTTTGGAAGCGGTCTCGGTTTTCTGGTGTCTTGTCTGATTTGTGGAACCCAAATATATCACACCGTGCTACTGGTGTGGGGAAACATTGTTATCATAAAATGTTGCGATAGAAG ATACCTTCACCAAATAAGTCTAGCGTACACGTGGATGTATTTATTCTATTTGCACTACTATTTATCTCACACTTACGTGATTTGGATCTATCAGACGCTCGCCTTGAGACTGGTCGGCCTGGCCTTTGAAATCCATTTAGCTCATAGGGCGAAAGGTGAAACTCGAGTCAGTGTCACAAGAGTCACCATTGGCGATAGCGATCTTATCACAAACGACCCGAGCGCAGTCGATATTATAACGTATGCGTATTTTTTCATAGGATTGCATAAAG ggCCTTACTATAGATGGAAAATCTTCGAAGATCATTTTAGCTCACCTTTCGCGACTTTGGGTGATTGTCGTGTAATAACTGAACAAAAACTGAAGAAAGCGTTCTTGTGCGCATTGGGTTATATGCTTCTGCGAATGAAGTATTCTCCCGAg TTCTACTACATGGACGAATTTTATACGGGTGATTACGGAACGGACTTTCGCTACCTATACAATATACCACAACTGATGacatactttttgttttatcaaataacAATGCTTCTATGTACGAGTGTGTGCACGGAGACAGGTTTTGGCATTTATCCGGCTAAATGTGTCCCCATACCGGGATTCGGTCCTTCCGCTCGGTTCAGCCTTTTAAAAGTAGC CGGTGGTACGACTGAAGCAGCGATACAAgaggaatacaatttttccATGTTAAAATGCTTCGATCATGAGAAATTACTGATTGGACCAAAAATGAAAGACAGTGTCCGAAGTTGGGATATGCCCACCCGCTTTTGGTTCTGGGCAAATGTTTATAAGACTTCATTGAGAGCAAACAAAGAAGTTCG AAGTGCGTGGTCATTTTTCGCGTGGACAATATGGTGCAGCCCAACTTTGCCTCAAACCATTATCTCGGCGACTCTGTGGGTCTACATCCATTTAGAATCAGAGTACGGCGAACTGTATGACACTTCCGGAACG atGAAACTGCCATGGGATATTGGATTCTCAATAATGCGTCTTTTCTGTCTTATCTATTTGACCCCTTGCTTCATTGTTAGCGATACCAGTGTTGTGCTACGTTACTACAACTCAATATATTGGATATTTCATGTAATACTATTCGCTTTGATGGTAGCTGCCATTGTCATTTATAAATTGAGAGGGGAGTAA
- the LOC125053589 gene encoding biogenesis of lysosome-related organelles complex 1 subunit 1, whose translation MLSSLIKEHQAKQSAKRTTQELKRKECISAANDLTQALVDHLNVGVAQAYLNQKKLDAEAKLLHQGAINFSKQTQQWVALVEHFSSALKEIGDVENWARSIENDMKIITNTLERAYETTRDQPGSS comes from the exons ATGCTATCGTCTCTAATAAAAGAACACCAAGCTAAACAATCTGCGAAAAGGACAACACAAG AACTAAAAAGAAAGGAATGTATATCTGCTGCCAATGATTTAACACAGGCCCTTGTAGATCACCTAAATGTTGG agTGGCACAAGCATATCTCAATCAAAAGAAACTTGATGCAGAGGCAAAGTTGTTACATCAAGGGgctataaatttttcaaaacaaactCAGCAGTGGGTAGCTCTTGTAGAACATTTCAGCAGTGCTTTAAAAGAAATTGGTGATGTTGAAAACTGGGCAAGAAGCATAGAAAATGATATGAAGATTATTACTAACACCCTTGAGAGGGCTTATGAGACAACAAGAGATCAACCTGGTAGTAGTTAA
- the LOC125053614 gene encoding lysophospholipid acyltransferase 7-like isoform X4 has translation MWYFRKLQFIISGPYYRWKIFEDHFSSPFATLGDCRVITEQKLKKAFLCALGYMLLRMKYSPEFYYMDEFYTGDYGTDFRYLYNIPQLMTYFLFYQITMLLCTSVCTETGFGIYPAKCVPIPGFGPSARFSLLKVAGGTTEAAIQEEYNFSMLKCFDHEKLLIGPKMKDSVRSWDMPTRFWFWANVYKTSLRANKEVRSAWSFFAWTIWCSPTLPQTIISATLWVYIHLESEYGELYDTSGTMKLPWDIGFSIMRLFCLIYLTPCFIVSDTSVVLRYYNSIYWIFHVILFALMVAAIVIYKLRGE, from the exons ATGTGGTATTTTAGGaagctacaatttattatttcagggCCTTACTATAGATGGAAAATCTTCGAAGATCATTTTAGCTCACCTTTCGCGACTTTGGGTGATTGTCGTGTAATAACTGAACAAAAACTGAAGAAAGCGTTCTTGTGCGCATTGGGTTATATGCTTCTGCGAATGAAGTATTCTCCCGAg TTCTACTACATGGACGAATTTTATACGGGTGATTACGGAACGGACTTTCGCTACCTATACAATATACCACAACTGATGacatactttttgttttatcaaataacAATGCTTCTATGTACGAGTGTGTGCACGGAGACAGGTTTTGGCATTTATCCGGCTAAATGTGTCCCCATACCGGGATTCGGTCCTTCCGCTCGGTTCAGCCTTTTAAAAGTAGC CGGTGGTACGACTGAAGCAGCGATACAAgaggaatacaatttttccATGTTAAAATGCTTCGATCATGAGAAATTACTGATTGGACCAAAAATGAAAGACAGTGTCCGAAGTTGGGATATGCCCACCCGCTTTTGGTTCTGGGCAAATGTTTATAAGACTTCATTGAGAGCAAACAAAGAAGTTCG AAGTGCGTGGTCATTTTTCGCGTGGACAATATGGTGCAGCCCAACTTTGCCTCAAACCATTATCTCGGCGACTCTGTGGGTCTACATCCATTTAGAATCAGAGTACGGCGAACTGTATGACACTTCCGGAACG atGAAACTGCCATGGGATATTGGATTCTCAATAATGCGTCTTTTCTGTCTTATCTATTTGACCCCTTGCTTCATTGTTAGCGATACCAGTGTTGTGCTACGTTACTACAACTCAATATATTGGATATTTCATGTAATACTATTCGCTTTGATGGTAGCTGCCATTGTCATTTATAAATTGAGAGGGGAGTAA
- the LOC125053614 gene encoding lysophospholipid acyltransferase 7-like isoform X3, with amino-acid sequence MTEFINNILQKMGVDTIIFYSSLVMCMTLGSYYKKISEVNLKRNFGSGLGFLVSCLICGTQIYHTVLLVWGNIVIIKCCDRRYLHQISLAYTWMYLFYLHYYLSHTYVIWIYQTLALRLVGLAFEIHLAHRAKGETRVSVTRVTIGDSDLITNDPSAVDIITYAYFFIGLHKGPYYRWKIFEDHFSSPFATLGDCRVITEQKLKKAFLCALGYMLLRMKYSPEFYYMDEFYTGDYGTDFRYLYNIPQLMTYFLFYQITMLLCTSVCTETGFGIYPAKCVPIPGFGPSARFSLLKVAGGTTEAAIQEEYNFSMLKCFDHEKLLIGPKMKDSVRSWDMPTRFWFWANVYKTSLRANKEVR; translated from the exons ATGacagaatttataaataatattttacaaaaaatggGCGTCgatacaataattttctacTCTTCCCTCGTCATGTGCATGACGCTGGGCAGTTATTACAAAAAGATATCGGAGGTTAATCTTAAACGTAACTTTGGAAGCGGTCTCGGTTTTCTGGTGTCTTGTCTGATTTGTGGAACCCAAATATATCACACCGTGCTACTGGTGTGGGGAAACATTGTTATCATAAAATGTTGCGATAGAAG ATACCTTCACCAAATAAGTCTAGCGTACACGTGGATGTATTTATTCTATTTGCACTACTATTTATCTCACACTTACGTGATTTGGATCTATCAGACGCTCGCCTTGAGACTGGTCGGCCTGGCCTTTGAAATCCATTTAGCTCATAGGGCGAAAGGTGAAACTCGAGTCAGTGTCACAAGAGTCACCATTGGCGATAGCGATCTTATCACAAACGACCCGAGCGCAGTCGATATTATAACGTATGCGTATTTTTTCATAGGATTGCATAAAG ggCCTTACTATAGATGGAAAATCTTCGAAGATCATTTTAGCTCACCTTTCGCGACTTTGGGTGATTGTCGTGTAATAACTGAACAAAAACTGAAGAAAGCGTTCTTGTGCGCATTGGGTTATATGCTTCTGCGAATGAAGTATTCTCCCGAg TTCTACTACATGGACGAATTTTATACGGGTGATTACGGAACGGACTTTCGCTACCTATACAATATACCACAACTGATGacatactttttgttttatcaaataacAATGCTTCTATGTACGAGTGTGTGCACGGAGACAGGTTTTGGCATTTATCCGGCTAAATGTGTCCCCATACCGGGATTCGGTCCTTCCGCTCGGTTCAGCCTTTTAAAAGTAGC CGGTGGTACGACTGAAGCAGCGATACAAgaggaatacaatttttccATGTTAAAATGCTTCGATCATGAGAAATTACTGATTGGACCAAAAATGAAAGACAGTGTCCGAAGTTGGGATATGCCCACCCGCTTTTGGTTCTGGGCAAATGTTTATAAGACTTCATTGAGAGCAAACAAAGAAGTTCG atGA
- the LOC125053614 gene encoding lysophospholipid acyltransferase 7-like isoform X2 gives MTEFINNILQKMGVDTIIFYSSLVMCMTLGSYYKKISEVNLKRNFGSGLGFLVSCLICGTQIYHTVLLVWGNIVIIKCCDRRYLHQISLAYTWMYLFYLHYYLSHTYVIWIYQTLALRLVGLAFEIHLAHRAKGETRVSVTRVTIGDSDLITNDPSAVDIITYAYFFIGLHKGPYYRWKIFEDHFSSPFATLGDCRVITEQKLKKAFLCALGYMLLRMKYSPEFYYMDEFYTGDYGTDFRYLYNIPQLMTYFLFYQITMLLCTSVCTETGFGIYPAKCVPIPGFGPSARFSLLKVAGGTTEAAIQEEYNFSMLKCFDHEKLLIGPKMKDSVRSWDMPTRFWFWANVYKTSLRANKEVRSAWSFFAWTIWCSPTLPQTIISATLWVYIHLESEYGELYDTSGTVIKSS, from the exons ATGacagaatttataaataatattttacaaaaaatggGCGTCgatacaataattttctacTCTTCCCTCGTCATGTGCATGACGCTGGGCAGTTATTACAAAAAGATATCGGAGGTTAATCTTAAACGTAACTTTGGAAGCGGTCTCGGTTTTCTGGTGTCTTGTCTGATTTGTGGAACCCAAATATATCACACCGTGCTACTGGTGTGGGGAAACATTGTTATCATAAAATGTTGCGATAGAAG ATACCTTCACCAAATAAGTCTAGCGTACACGTGGATGTATTTATTCTATTTGCACTACTATTTATCTCACACTTACGTGATTTGGATCTATCAGACGCTCGCCTTGAGACTGGTCGGCCTGGCCTTTGAAATCCATTTAGCTCATAGGGCGAAAGGTGAAACTCGAGTCAGTGTCACAAGAGTCACCATTGGCGATAGCGATCTTATCACAAACGACCCGAGCGCAGTCGATATTATAACGTATGCGTATTTTTTCATAGGATTGCATAAAG ggCCTTACTATAGATGGAAAATCTTCGAAGATCATTTTAGCTCACCTTTCGCGACTTTGGGTGATTGTCGTGTAATAACTGAACAAAAACTGAAGAAAGCGTTCTTGTGCGCATTGGGTTATATGCTTCTGCGAATGAAGTATTCTCCCGAg TTCTACTACATGGACGAATTTTATACGGGTGATTACGGAACGGACTTTCGCTACCTATACAATATACCACAACTGATGacatactttttgttttatcaaataacAATGCTTCTATGTACGAGTGTGTGCACGGAGACAGGTTTTGGCATTTATCCGGCTAAATGTGTCCCCATACCGGGATTCGGTCCTTCCGCTCGGTTCAGCCTTTTAAAAGTAGC CGGTGGTACGACTGAAGCAGCGATACAAgaggaatacaatttttccATGTTAAAATGCTTCGATCATGAGAAATTACTGATTGGACCAAAAATGAAAGACAGTGTCCGAAGTTGGGATATGCCCACCCGCTTTTGGTTCTGGGCAAATGTTTATAAGACTTCATTGAGAGCAAACAAAGAAGTTCG AAGTGCGTGGTCATTTTTCGCGTGGACAATATGGTGCAGCCCAACTTTGCCTCAAACCATTATCTCGGCGACTCTGTGGGTCTACATCCATTTAGAATCAGAGTACGGCGAACTGTATGACACTTCCGGAACGGTAATTAAGTCATCGTAA
- the LOC125053990 gene encoding pyridoxal kinase → MSSTPRVLSIQSHVVHGYVGNKSAVFPLQVLGLEVDAINTVQFSTHTGYKDIKGTILQNEDMEELINGLVLNDVDYYTHFLTGYSRSPESLKKIAQIIKNLRVKNPDLVYVCDPVMGDNGKLYVPESILPVYRDDVVPLADILTPNQFEAELLTGLTMKDLDGAVKVIQALHNKGVKTVVLSSTDLGDENNMIAIASNKDCCYQVQIPKVDATFTGTGDLFAALFLAWSYRTKNNLKLTLEQTIATLQAIVKDTYDNARRIQPTGKIPPKLIELRLIQNKQIIEEPKINITATEIKLN, encoded by the exons atgtCTTCGACGCCGAGAGTTCTTTCTATTCAGAGTCATGTTGTTCATGGTTATGTGGGAAATAAGAGTGCTGTATTCCCACTTCaa GTTCTTGGTCTAGAAGTTGACGCTATCAATACTGTGCAATTTTCAACTCACACTGGATACAAAGATATTAAAGGaactattttacaaaatgaggATATGGAAGAACTCATAAATGGCCTTGTTTTAAATGATGTTGACTACTATACACACTTTTTAACAGGCTATTCAAGATCACCAGAATCCTTGAAAAAGATtgcacaaataattaaaaatttgaggGTAAAAAACCCTGATCTAGTTTATG TATGCGATCCTGTCATGGGTGATAATGGTAAGCTCTATGTGCCCGAGAGCATTTTGCCAGTTTATAGGGATGATGTGGTACCATTAGCTGACATTTTGACCCCTAACCAATTTGAAGCAGAGTTATTGACTGGGTTGACTATGAAAGATTTGGACGGGGCTGTAAAAGTAATACAAGCTCTACATAATAAAGGCGTGAAAACAGTTGTCCTGTCAAGTACAGACTTAGGAGATGAAAATAACATGATTGCCATTGCCAGCAATAAAG actGCTGTTACCAGGTACAGATACCAAAAGTAGATGCAACCTTCACAGGCACAGGAGATTTATTTGCAGCATTGTTTTTAGCATGGTCATACAgaactaaaaacaatttaaagttAACATTAGAGCAAACCATCGCCACACTGCAAGCCATTGTCAAAGACACCTATGATAATGCTAGAa gAATTCAACCGACTGGAAAGATTCCACCCAAGCTGATAGAGCTACGACTAATTCAAAACAAGCAGATTATTGAGGAGCCCAAAATCAACATAACAGCTACTGAGATAAAACTTAATTGA